AAATTTTATCTGAATtcttttttcgtattttatatTAGTTGAATTTTCATTTGTAGCTGCTCATGCATTtgctttcaattttctttcaaatttttatggcATCTTTTTACGTTGAATCAAACACttccaaagttttttttctaaCAGCGATAATTAACCTTGAAGTCtcaaatttacatattttgtgaCTTTACAGAGATTTTATTGAGTTCATATGCAcagcataaaaaaaaaaaatggaggatCTCATCAGACCCGGCAATGCGTGTAGCAACAGTTCTCCATTGCCGTGTGTTCGCTTTTCAGCTTTACATTGTTGGGTCATGTCTATGTCTAGACCTGGCAATACCAGACACAAACACAAcacaaaaatgagaaaataacaGACACAACATAACGAGAATGTCTTAAAATTTAAGGcatttaactataaaatatttataaaaatataagaccTTAAACACAACCATGGATATGACAAAATGCATGAACACAACGTGGATGTATGAATTGCCAGGTCTAGGCTCACATCTCCGACAGCTTAATCTCCATCAAGCTAATGCAGAAGAGAGTTTACCGTCTAAAAGGACACATCAGGTAAGATTATAGCCCTAAACCTATAAGTATCACAATTTCTTGGTATTTGGTAAAAAGCTCATCCACGGAAAccgtttctttttttctttttttttttgtctttcagATCATAGTCAAGAGCTAACCTTTCATTGCTTTCGGGCATCAATTACCGGATTCAGCTCTGTTTACCAAAAGAAAAACGAGGTTATGAAGACTGATCAATAAAGCCGGATCCGAGTTTGGATCGCGCTCCGACATATGGGGCAGATTTGGAGGTCTTCTCCGCAGTCACAACAAGTCTGTCAAATTGAAGATGAAAGGGAAAAAGGTGTATGTCAATACTTGGGTTTTGGACATAGATATGGGATATACTCCTCCAAAACTCTCCAAATGTATGAAAATCttagaaaaattgaacataGCTATGCCCAACATTTAGTACCTGAGCCCAAGTAACATAGTAGATTATAGATAAAAAAGAGCAACGGGAAGTAGAGAGTAACTAACCTGATGTCCGCAACCAAAAGCCATGTCCTTGGGATTACCAAGACAAATGGGGCAAATCTGTTAAGTTTGCGAGAGAAAgggttaaaaaagaaaagatatgtAGCTTAAGGCTAGGACTAAGCAatgaaaaaaaacccaaaaaaactggaaaaaaaaaaggaaaagctgAAAATACTTTATTTCTAAATTAGTTAAACACCTTAAAATACTATACAAAAAtatgcttttataaatttaaaaaactgaTCACAAGAATATAGGACATaaccccaattttttttttccaaaatcggACTGAACTGACTGTTGTTACTCCTTATAACTGGCGTAAAAGTGCAGCAATTCCAATGAAATGATAATGCTAATAAGTACAATGTTACTTCAACGGCAGGTTTTGCATACCTGATGATCGTAAAGGGAGCTTGAAGATGGACCTGTGGCTGTGGCAGCAGAGGTATCATATCCAGAATACAGAGGTATATTTTGCTGAAAACTGCTTGAGCGAGAATAGGGAGATGGATTTTGCTTAAAACTGCCGGATTGAGAATACGGAGATGGATCCTGCTGAAAACTGCTTGAGCGAGAATAAGACTTCGGGTTATTGAAAGATGAGGCACCATACATGGGAGGAGGGAGAGGAACTCTCTCAAAAGTATTTCCCTTTCTTTGTCTGGTTtattaatgaaaagaaaacaattagAGATTAATGATACATTACTAACACTAATACACTTATAGAAATCAACATGAATGCCAGATATGAGCATGTGtccaacaaaatatatttagattttaaaaagtGTATTCAAATATTTGAAGAATCTTTGAAGGGTCATATGGCCCATATGCATGCCCGAAAATGTGTTGAGAACAAGTACTTAAGAAAAATGAGGAGTCAAAGTCACATggataacaaatttaataactaCCCCAACAGGCCGAGCTCAATAGTTGCTTTATACTGAGCAGGAATTTCCATCAAGGCTGAAAGAGCGAATTCTGCCTGCTTTCTCGATGAATCTGTATTCTTCGACATAATCTCTGTGAAGTTCACAAACTAGAAAGACCGAAAAGAAGTGGCTTTAACAACTAAGAACATTCAAACGGTAAACAAAAAGGAAGCAAACTACGATtgtcctaaaattttattagtaaattacaGTTTTTCAACAATAAGAGACTTCAAAAATTACTCACCTGAAAATTGTCGAAAGCACGAGCAGGGATGTTATCATCAAACTCCCTCATCATGTCCCAAGGTCCATCACCAACCCCAACTAGGACAATAGACAAGGGGAATTCACTGCAACCAGATGAACCATGTTAGGGTATACATTGCGCGGCAATCTAAATTAAGTGGCGAGTTAATGGCATCACCTTGCTCTAACGATTGCATCGATTGTCTTTTGCTCTTGGGGGCTAAGCTGACCATGCTGTGTGTCGACACTTCGAGTCACCTAGGACATATATGAAACAGAAATGTTGGAGAACTAAGATTCGGATTTTGCCCGGACATACAGAACCAAAGAGTATATTATAGATGATTCATTGTAAGACTAAAATCAAAACTGTCTTTTAATGACAATTCTTATTCCAATTAACATCAGAATGATCAGATGTTCTTCGGATCTGCAGAGAGAGAGACCCCATATCAAATGGATGCTTCAGTCTTTTCTTTCTAAATCATCCAGAGTTACCTTATCGAGACTGGCAGTAAACTCTCTTCTCATTTAGAGAGATAGACACCCTAAATCAAATGATTAGTAAGATGATCCACCCTTGTAaccaaatattttgttactcCAGTCCAGTTATTCAGATTTTGGAGCATGTCTAGTTTCTGTCTATTCCTGGAACAGAGTGTATACAATCAAATATTGAATCATTGAATCCCAAGTTCTCTTCTTCCATATTACCTGTCCATCAGCAATTATCAGCAAAACATGGTATTGACCACCACTTTGCTCGACAATAGTCATGGCCATTTCAATGATGGGTGCAAAGGATGTTGGCCCTGCCGCAAACAAACATAAAACGGCTGTTGTAAGAACCGACTGGTTCGGGTTCAAGATGTATGTATAACATTAATAACCCAATGGATCAAGTACAAGTCAGGCACCTGCGAGTCGAAGCTGGGGAACAATTTCTCTGTATCGTGCAAGCACCTCCTCAAATCCATTGCAGAATCTCTCTTCCGGATAGAAACTGAAGACATCTTGATCATGTGTTGACGCTGAAAACATATGAAGCAAATATCATCTAATAATCCAAATAGAGAAAACAAGTTAATGTAGAATTGTAAGAAAACACTTTCAATGAACTTTACCATCTCCGAATCCATAACATGGAATGAAGTTATCCTCATCAAAAGCGGATAAGCTCTGTCCAATAATTGATATAGCTTGTTCATAGGGATTTTGGCCATTCCCGATGTGATGCAAGCTTTTGCGGTTGAATGACCTTGCACCTGGTTTTCCATCCAAGTTAAGTGGTGTGTTGCAGATGATTTAGAAAAACGTTAGGGCATCAGATAAATCAGCAAGTAATACCTGTCCATTCGTTGCTTTTTGTGAAATCGATACCAACGATGAGGTTAGAGGACTCGAGGCCAGCTTGTGCGAGGGCAGCAGTAACCTGGGATCAGCAATTTCATTGACTGAACAtgtcattattttataattttgtgagAGTACAAACTATCCTATGTAGATAAATAGATATTACAGGACAGGCAAATTTTCCATATGCAACATCTGAATGATTGAAGTAGCCACATATAGGCAAATAATTTTCCATATGCAGTAAATGACTTTTCACTGTTATTGAAGTACCCGTGTTCAACATCCATGTCCAATACATATATGGACATGAATATGTCGATATGATCCTCCAAGAACCCTCCaaacacaataaaaatttagaaagttTTGAACATACTCATGTCTGATGATATAGCATCCAGATATGGTTTTCCATTCATGCAAAATCcatctaatataaatattttcaacagaaacataatataataaatatagcTGACAGAAAAAGGATGCTTTCCATCTAAATAGTTCAAATCCAACAATTTTTCCGCAAGTCTAAACCAGTTTTTATGGGTTTGACAATACAGTTCTTCTTTAGGCTTTCATGTCAGGTGGCAGATGTTTATAGCTATGTTGCTACGACTCGACTTTTCTTGAAGTACCTGTAACCACCATCTATGTCCAACATACAGCCAAGTCGGATATCAGGGTATGACCCTCTAAAACCCTCCATATACGtagaaaaacttcaaaaaagaattgaatataCCTATGTCAAATACATACCAATATTTGATACTTACAGTCGAGTCCGagaaatataaaatcatatcaacaattcatcatgttcattttgaacaaatatTCCTATCGATCATTACCACCAACCACAATTCTTCATATTAACCGAAACAAGAACAAACAAGCTAGAAGAACTCACAAGAATTGCAGCAACAACAAGCTAACCTGGTCCAAAGTTTCGTAGTTATCAGCTATCCTTGAGTATTTCACAATCTTATGCCCGCGATGGAGTGTTTGCAATCCGTAATTACTTGAGTGAGGTGGAGCATGGTGATGCCGTGGTGTATAGTAAGGAGTCTGTGGAGGATATCCTGATTGCGGTGGATATCCGTAACGACTCCATGAATCTGAACCACCGGACCTACTTGTCGGATACGCTCTTCCACTAGAATCCTTTGAGCTTTTTCCTCCCATAACTAATATAATCTTAACAAATTAAGCTACTCAAGAGTTCAATGACAGAAAATGATATCTCCTCCTGCAAATCAAATAAGACCAATCATGAAAATCATTGAAAGCCAGTCAGTTTTATAAGATAAGATCCAGAAAATGATATGCAATAATTGAATATGATCAAGATATTACTAACTAAGATACcttaaaactgttaaaatatCCTTTTGATTCTTGAATAAAGTATTGTCAAATTAAAAGGGTTAAGGATATGATAATTCTATAAATTAAAAGGTATTTAAAGGttctaaataaaagaaatttccTTGGAAATTTACTGGTATGAAAATAAAGACTAATAAAATGCAAAAAGGCTGCTGCTGGTAATGACAGGTTCAAAAAGCTACCTACTGACTAAACATGTAACCACAATTAATTGCAAGAAGTGCAaacctcaacatttatacaagACCACAGGAAACTCAAAACTTGAGACTCAGATAAGGACAAGGGTCAAAATCCGATACAAATACAGCAATGGTTTAACACCCAGCACtggaaaattcttaaaatttggttattaagaaaagatttgacctatacaagtaaattttttGACAAGTAAAACACTTCAAGGAACTCTTAAGAAAAGGCAAAAGGAGAAGAAATTCCAGGtgggtttttccattgatgaacacGCAAGAGATGACTATAGATAAGTATTTCTATATTCGTAAATGAACGAATAAATTTAACAACCaaatgtttcataaaaaaaattaatgaaactGATATACATTAATTATATACGTAACCTTCACTAGCAAGAAAACCCCAGgattataattgtaaaaaaaggaGTCAACTACCATTGTTTTAGGTACTTTTGCTTATCAATCAGtgcatttttattaattatttattttatagatatGTAAACCAAACATATCCTGGCAGAATGGCAGGAATCCGTAGacaacaaatcaatttaatattgaCCAAGGGCCCTGGGTCATCATCTTCATctcaaagtaaaatgaaaaaaacaaaatgaataaacaaTGGTCAAACCTTCAtgtattagaaaaaaaaattgcagaTTAACAATGATTTTACCAGTTGGGACTTGGGATTTAGTTACTTAAAACGACgacctaaaaaaaaaatcaaagggaACTTGATATATCAATACGAGAGTTAAGCAATGGAAATTAACAGGACctggaaaattttatgaaaaggaCTTGAGATTTTCCCTTTCATAATCAATGGAAAATTGAAGGGGTTTGGGGAATGAACAAGGTCAACAAAGTTTGGTAAGGGAAGGTGCGGCACATGGAACTAGGGTGTGAACGTGTCTTATCCAAGTGAATTTGCGACGAAAGTTCAAAGCAATTGATGACTTTAATTTGGGTTTGAGTCAATGGGGTTTTTTCTTGGAACCATGTCgatctggttttttttttttttttacaggaTTTTAACAAAGATTAAACTTTTTTGATATATAAAAGGTTGTCCCTGCATCTATTGGAAAACGACATGTTTTCAGCAGTGAAAAATTGggggataaaaaaaaaaaaaacagttttcAGCGACAATATCGAAACTCTCAATCATAAAAAGCGATAAGCGCCCGTCTGAGAATTGTGTCGATGGAACACAATAGACAGACAAAAAAACAAACTCAATCTAGATTGACATTTTCAACTACTACGaggattttttattaaaatattataaaaataagaagaattgTATATACATTCATGTCTACCTTGTTGTAATTGAACTAGTCACTCTTATAGAAAAAATTTGTTCACCAAACTTTGGGTGGAGAAAGTCCTTAGGTTTTTATACATGCGCTGGAAACCTAGTCTAGTTTGAACATCTATTGAAAAGTGAAACAGTTCGGACAAAAATATagatccaaaaataaaattagataaataataaaatttgtttagaaaatgggttaGATCTCGAGTAAAGTTTTTTTGCCCTGAGTTTAGTCcaaatttagaaaaagaaaaaatgttttgCTGTTTATGTTAGTACAAAAACTTCAGTGAGGAAAATCTCAGACACACAAATGAAATACGAACAACAACTCGAacagaaaatgaagaaatagaACAAGACTGTAAGGCGTGTATTAAGCCACTACctttaaggttctattcacCCCAACCTATACTCGGTGTGCAAATGAATTTCAAGCAAAtgaacctcgaggatacaattaAGCCCGATGACTATTTGTGTTTTGCATTGACGAAAATAGTCCATTAAGCATTGAGCAATGCATAACAAGAAAGtcaatttctataaaaacaaattgcaataattctttataaaataatctaataatattagaagatGGAAGAAAGATAGAATTTTAAAACCTGTTGATatgattttcaaatgaaatctcattcctatttataggaattttcatgtgtCTTCaaagagacatctttcaataggtgtatTATATGAATAATAACATCtttaaaatacacataattaTTATTCATCTAATATTATAACCATTCAagtaatattgtttgaatagttataaatttttgtcaaaaatcaagtGATATAACTCTTGgccaataacaaaaaaaaataacttttgattaattacatcctttcatttatagttattgaaacactataaacatttgaaaatgttccaacaatctccccctattttcaaaatattttagaatttgattttcttggaaatcaattttcataaatgaaggtgtcttacgattgaaccttcacttagtgaaaacatgttaaagttaatcggACTTGCATagtagactaagctttgaaccaactattctATTTGATTAACCGAACACATCTCACATAATGATTTCAACATCGATCAATGCATAGTAACCAGGGACACTATTATGGTCATGTGTTTGTGTCCTCTTTTCATGGGTGCTGTCAGAGCCAAGCCCTTGAGCTCTTAGAAACAGTCACACTTCCGctcacataggtagatcccatcaagAGTGTTCCCGTAATTATAACAATCTAACATATTAGTGTTATGGGTACATTAAAAGTACATTACTCATCATTCCCTTATCAATACAAGTACCTAGCACTTTAGTCTTAGGATGAATTTATTTGTAGTGCTAGCAATCATATAcaaatgatgtactttgtcCAATTGAACTTaagacttgacgttataccaagcgttgagtcgagtttccatcatgagtgactctaattaatgggCTTGAGTCCCATCCCTTTTGAGGTTTTGTTGACTACATCTTtagcaagactttttgtcaaagatccgccaaattttcacttgacctcacataattaGTAATGATCACTCCATCAAAGATTAATTGTCAGTCATAGTTATGTCTTAATCCAATATATCaagactttccattatatatTTGGAAATATGCATTTGAtagagtagcctcactatcacaaTATTTAGAAATAGTTGAAATTGGTttaggccataaaggtacatcataaagcaaatttcttaaccattttaCTTCTTTAGATGCAATGGTTAATGTAATAAATTCGACTGCCATGGTGGaatcagtaatacatgtttgttttttggaaccccaagaaatgaCTCATCTACTAAGAATGAAAATTCATCCGTTAGTAAAAgtatgatcttccaaacttgtaatccaactagcatccgaATACCTTTTTATAACTAAAGGATATTCCATTATAGCTGTAACACCCTACACCCAGCCTGGTCGCCAAGCCCGAATATGGGATGTcacaccaccgtctcatgtCACATATATCAAGTAGAAAGCTCATAGTAAATAAAACATCCATCATTTTATTGTTCGTATAGGTTTTAAGTCAATCACTCAAGATAGTTACCATTGCTACATGctaaatttacaataattagtcttataaacaattttaaacatGCATAAAGTCCATTTAGCAAAATTCTCAAAACATGTCAGTAGGTATCTTTACTGACactagggtatcgatatttcctCTAAGTCGTATCGATACCACCTGGATAAAtgataccaaacttgcatttTGTTTCTCGATTAAAAACCCAAAGTCTCGAAAAATATCGGTACCTCTCATaaagtattaatattttaacctcaaatatcgatactttagcataggtatcgataccaaatctctattaTGACTCTCTGCATGCTTCAAAACACAGAGGTATCAATTTTAAGACTCgattatcgatacctctgctccAAACCTCAAAAATGCAACATACATAAACAATTAGttctttccaatttagttcTTCAACATCATGCATCAATTACTTcaacaaataatcattcaacgACCTAATTAATAGTTCATTATTGGAAAATAGTGTTCGGGCAAGTAACATCAATCCATCCATACGTTCATGAACCCAAGCGAAACATAACATGTAATCCTTATAAACCGAACCAAAAACTAGCAAAATGTCTAGGGGTTAACATGGTTGTaacaagtctaccacattgcctcatttcccaaaacataaataaatatagaacaCCTACGAAATAATAAATGGACTTGCTTGGGTCACCTGTAATACCCCTAACTAGTATCCatcgtcggaatagggttacgaagcattactatACAAACGGAATATAAGAACAAACATTTCATACATTGatataaacataatattaataaatgattccCATACATATTGCCCCTGAATCGAGTCCTTGAGGCCTTAGAAATACAgtagaaacaattcgggactaaattagaaacacttggaaaattcaagaaaaagttagaaaattttaactacaagggtcacacggcagTGTAGCAAGCCGTGTGCCTTTCACGGCTGAGAAACACGCCTatgtctcaggtcgtgtaacaatcgaactaaggacacacgaccgtgtcctagcccgtgtccttacccatgtaactcactgagtagggtcacacgcccgtgtgctaggccgtgtgttaggccatgCAACTGTCTGACGTGCATGCaataaaacctacaggggacacacgaccgtgtcaccaGGTCGTGTGTTACACATGACtaagtcacatgcccgtgtctcaggcaaAGTCAAGCCATTTTCAACACCGGATCATGCAACCACCTAAAGGTCTTTGGTACATAtaatcaaggcatcaaaacatgaccaaaacctacatgaaatgaccaagtcaaccaatatgccatacaaggcacctcaaatgcaaatATTCAAACTTAGCTAAACATGTATACTttaccacatttcaaacatacacATCTAGTTCAATACCATcttaaaacataccataattAAGACCATTAGCATTTCaacataaacataccatttgagcCGTTCCAATCATGCATCACAAATAcccaaaatgacataatttggCAAGCATCAAAAGTTACCAAAACCAAAcaacttatacataccaaaatcatcAACTACATTCAACTAGATACCATTATAAGTCCACTTAAAAATGCCATTATAGTCACggccaaaacataaaaaactatcgatatttatgctggatagtgtgataaatcttcgacaagcttccaacccgatcaagcttccgataattGATAGCACTAGAAAAAACATAGGTTTTCCCCTTACTTATTGGTCAAATTATTCCCATGTAGTTATCCTTAgaatatattttagcattttcagtttagtaaattgcattttataactcagtgaatcctagcctattttatctttaattttgctatcttattgcattaatgtcgctgcatgagttaatCCCAGATTGCGTCCAGAATTGTTGTTGCACCTGACAGTTACCTGCAATGTTGTTATATGAGTTAATCTCAAATTGCGTCTAGAATTATCGCCGCACCTGATAGTTGTCCGGATAAGAACCAAAATTGTGTGAGctgtccagtctggtataaccaatATGTACGAACAAGGACATAATATTTTTGAGGAAAGGACACCGTACTGTGGGAGGAGAACATAAAAGGTGGACATGAGAAGAAAAAGGGGCCAGCTTGAGCTTTTTCTCTCTATTATCGTCATCTTCATTATCCTACCTTGAAGCTTGTAGCCATGGCAACTTGAGCCTTCCACGAGTTAGCCAACGTGAAAACCAGATACAGACTAGCTTCTGACGAGGAGACCTAAGAGAGCGAcagagggaatagagagattcagtcgagttgtctagAGATAGTATTCTCTATTTGATTATTCCTTATGTCTTTTTAAATGCTGTGATTACTCTCTGATTTCTGATTGTATTGAAGTACTGATGAATTCTTGgtgaaatgttatcttatttaatcttgcttttattgtttaattttggggtttgaatgttttttaacacgaaagtgttattgcagtcactgacactagaaagtgcagtgacagtttgagccaacaagcatttcaacaaaagttgagtgaggattagaggagtttagtccacttgttcttaatagtatCGTATTGCCATCATCGGAGGGTGAGGTTagtatgcatgtttaagtcttggattaaatagaggagtgaTGATGGGTAAGATTTACATTGAACTTTATTGATTTGACAATCacctatatttttataccttgtgaggagttagtattctgctgaagattcatgttggggataccaatttattattatcatcttttattttatcgttttcaagttattgcatcgacaattatcctcacaatttatctcatttatATCTAGGTACTGcaccgacattaatagacaaaag
This sequence is a window from Gossypium raimondii isolate GPD5lz chromosome 5, ASM2569854v1, whole genome shotgun sequence. Protein-coding genes within it:
- the LOC105765942 gene encoding E3 ubiquitin-protein ligase RGLG5, which encodes MGGKSSKDSSGRAYPTSRSGGSDSWSRYGYPPQSGYPPQTPYYTPRHHHAPPHSSNYGLQTLHRGHKIVKYSRIADNYETLDQVTAALAQAGLESSNLIVGIDFTKSNEWTGARSFNRKSLHHIGNGQNPYEQAISIIGQSLSAFDEDNFIPCYGFGDASTHDQDVFSFYPEERFCNGFEEVLARYREIVPQLRLAGPTSFAPIIEMAMTIVEQSGGQYHVLLIIADGQVTRSVDTQHGQLSPQEQKTIDAIVRASEFPLSIVLVGVGDGPWDMMREFDDNIPARAFDNFQFVNFTEIMSKNTDSSRKQAEFALSALMEIPAQYKATIELGLLGQRKGNTFERVPLPPPMYGASSFNNPKSYSRSSSFQQDPSPYSQSGSFKQNPSPYSRSSSFQQNIPLYSGYDTSAATATGPSSSSLYDHQICPICLGNPKDMAFGCGHQTCCDCGEDLQICPICRSAIQTRIRLY